A stretch of DNA from Methanogenium sp. S4BF:
TCAAGCATTCTTAAGATGCACAGTTACCGTACCACAGACCCGGATACACGGGAAATCCTTGAGGACTGCAGAAATCGTATCGCGTCGATGGCCTTAATCCATGAGTACCTCTATCGGTCTGACAATCTCGCGACGATACGGATGGCTGAATATGTGCCCCGTATTGCCCGGAACCTCTCTGCCCAGAAGCCGCACGGGATGGATCGGGTGGAAATAATTACCCGCTGTGATCCTGACATCAGTCTGGACATAGATACCTGCATACCCTGTGGCATCATCATCAATGAACTCATCACCAATGCCCTGAAATATGGATTTTCCCCGGGTGAAAGCGGTGAAATTGTTGTCTCCATGGATAAGTACCGGAGGGGGCTTGCCCGTCTGCGGGTATCAGAGAGTGGGTCTTCGACAAAATCCAATGTTGATATGGAGAGCAAAGAGACACTGGGGATGCAGCTGGTGAAAAATCTGACCACCCAGATTGACGGCACGCTCACGGTATCACACGAAGGTGGCCTCACCTTCAGCATCGTCTTTCCGTTCACAGAATAAATTCAAAAGAGATATTGGTTCTCTCCTGCACTTCTTTTACAGATTATCTGAGAAATACCATGATCTCCGGACTGAAGCGCCGCATTCCGCCAGGCATCGCAGAAACCTTCTTTTTCATCGGCCCCGGACTGATCCTTGCCATTGAGGCGTCCGGTGAAAGCGGCATCACAGAGCTCATTGAGGCAGGGTTTGAGTATGGATTCGCCCTCTTATGGGTCATTTGTGCAGCCCTTATCTTCAAGTTTGCATTCACAAACGGGATTGCCCGCTACACGGTTGCGACCGGCACCTCTATATTTGACGGTCTCCGCACCATTCCGGGCCCGAAGAACTGGGAGGTGAGCTTTATTGCTGTCATATACCTGTTCGAGATGGTGGGATTCGGGGGTATCGCTCTTTTTGCAGGCAGTATGCTCGCAAAGGTAGTCCCGGCCGCAGCACCTGCAGCCTATGCCTTTGCACTCCTGATCTTTATCCTCCTTGTGCTCTGGAAGAACTCCTATGAACGCCTCGAACATGTGATCATCACCATCTCTGTAGTGATGTTTGTTGGGCTTGCAGCGCTCATACTCGCGCTGCCGTTTCCCATTGGCGCCATCGCACAGGGCTGTATCCCGTCCATTCCGGATGGTGCCCTCATCGAAACGATGGCGCTGCTTGGGGTTGTCGGGTCGGGCCTGAACCTGCTGCTCTATTCGGTCTGGCTGCATGAGAAGGTGGGCGACCGTCATGGCGAGGCCTACTTTAAAAGTCACATGAAGAGCGTTAACATTGATCTCGTTCTTGCCTTCCTGCTCGTCGGGGTGGTTGCGCTCATCTTCATGACACTTGGATTCTGGGGGCTTGTGCATGAGCATCTCACGGATGTCGGTGCAGTATCGTTAACCGAAGCCATCACTGCAACGTTCGGGAAGGTGCCGGGCGGGTTGGATACTGTTCTCTTCCTTGCCTTCGTCATCCTCACCGGATCCCTCATCTCGGGGATGGACGGTCGTGCACGAGCAGTATCTTTGGTGGTTTCCCGCGCATCGCCCATCCGGTTTGACGAACGGACCTTGTACAGGATTGTGCTCCTGGTCTTTGCTGGCGTCATCGCGGCAGGTATTCTCTCTGGTGAGACAACGTCTCTGATCCGGATTGTTGCGGCCGTATCATCGGTGATGTTCGGCCTCCTTGGTTTTATGCTCATCTACATCGACCGCCGTCTCCCGGCCTATGCCCGGGGTTCGTCTCTCTGGATGCTCACGGTGGGCTGCGGGAGTCTCCTCTTTCTTGCGATAGCCCTCATCACCGAACAGTCGCTCATCACCTTCGGCCTGCCGCTCATGGAACATGTGGCTGTGGTCGCAATTATCCTCTATGCCTTCACGAAGACCGGTCTTTTTGAACGGCTCGTCACGGGCCGGGCAACGCTGGAGGACCGTGGATGGATGATCCTTACCTTCGGTCTTCTCTCTCTCTACGGGATCTACCGAGGGATTCTCTATAACGGGGTCATCATTGATTTCGCTGATCTCGGGCCGATGGTCGCAGGCATCCTT
This window harbors:
- a CDS encoding histidine kinase dimerization/phosphoacceptor domain -containing protein, yielding MMVKSPVPVLYVADDLRACEGACHFLQKSGEISLDFAFSTEEAADLLYKNEYHVVVCEYHLKGTDGLSFLDDLRSQGERIPFIIVGDDTEGVVIEAINRGADFFLNRGENRFQFYVELSLTIKRAARKYDISARRQQEEGQRRSHSAFVRSPEGVPDEKDILIQEVHHRVKNNLQLISSILKMHSYRTTDPDTREILEDCRNRIASMALIHEYLYRSDNLATIRMAEYVPRIARNLSAQKPHGMDRVEIITRCDPDISLDIDTCIPCGIIINELITNALKYGFSPGESGEIVVSMDKYRRGLARLRVSESGSSTKSNVDMESKETLGMQLVKNLTTQIDGTLTVSHEGGLTFSIVFPFTE
- a CDS encoding Nramp family divalent metal transporter — encoded protein: MISGLKRRIPPGIAETFFFIGPGLILAIEASGESGITELIEAGFEYGFALLWVICAALIFKFAFTNGIARYTVATGTSIFDGLRTIPGPKNWEVSFIAVIYLFEMVGFGGIALFAGSMLAKVVPAAAPAAYAFALLIFILLVLWKNSYERLEHVIITISVVMFVGLAALILALPFPIGAIAQGCIPSIPDGALIETMALLGVVGSGLNLLLYSVWLHEKVGDRHGEAYFKSHMKSVNIDLVLAFLLVGVVALIFMTLGFWGLVHEHLTDVGAVSLTEAITATFGKVPGGLDTVLFLAFVILTGSLISGMDGRARAVSLVVSRASPIRFDERTLYRIVLLVFAGVIAAGILSGETTSLIRIVAAVSSVMFGLLGFMLIYIDRRLPAYARGSSLWMLTVGCGSLLFLAIALITEQSLITFGLPLMEHVAVVAIILYAFTKTGLFERLVTGRATLEDRGWMILTFGLLSLYGIYRGILYNGVIIDFADLGPMVAGILGGPVVGGCVGIIAALFRLSEGGLGAVGSAVSAICAGVIAAYAARRFHNHLTYWRMILLACAVEFLHVIILIPLFAGGWDTLAMWQIIRETYLPMAFANALGLVLFLSILRERGYEMLEHTEYLSLKRRKREEMSEEPEECR